In a genomic window of Streptomyces koelreuteriae:
- a CDS encoding ABC transporter substrate-binding protein has product MPGISRKAAIALAASASLALLATACTGQSDSAASDDASKETTINFWHAWSAPGEVKAVQSLVDGFEKAHPNIHVDVVGNMTDDKMNQALRTGGAKAPDVISSFTTNSVGKFCSSGALVDLNPFFEKSGVDPEKTFPKAMNEYTQFDGDRCAVPLLGDAYGLYYNKTAFEKAGITAPPKTWSEFEQVAKKLTIPQGDTYKQLGFMPNYHGWETTTEHYLGQFSPTYFDKNGKSNVGKDPAFEAAFTVQKKLVDALGGYRKLETYRSKLGDEWGPKHPFHTGQVAMQLDGEWRLGMALDTKPKFDIGVAPLPVPDDQADQYGKGYITGTIAGIAATSRKQNAAWELVKYMTTDTDAVVNFSNAIHNVPSTLAALKSPKLKYDPRFKTFLEIAANPNSTTAPASVNGGVYLTTVQEFGYAYESGKATDLKAGLKKTAAQIDTDIAQAKQP; this is encoded by the coding sequence ATGCCCGGAATATCCAGAAAAGCAGCCATCGCGCTCGCCGCCTCCGCCTCCCTCGCCCTCCTCGCCACCGCGTGCACCGGCCAGTCGGACTCCGCCGCGAGCGACGACGCCTCGAAGGAGACGACCATCAACTTCTGGCACGCTTGGAGCGCGCCGGGCGAGGTGAAGGCCGTCCAGTCCCTGGTCGACGGCTTCGAGAAGGCGCACCCCAACATCCACGTCGACGTCGTCGGCAACATGACCGACGACAAGATGAACCAGGCCCTGCGCACCGGCGGCGCCAAGGCCCCGGACGTGATCTCGTCGTTCACCACGAACAGCGTCGGAAAGTTCTGTTCCTCCGGTGCCCTGGTGGACCTCAACCCGTTCTTCGAGAAGTCCGGCGTCGACCCGGAGAAGACCTTCCCGAAGGCGATGAACGAGTACACCCAGTTCGACGGAGACCGCTGCGCGGTCCCCCTCCTCGGCGACGCGTACGGCCTCTACTACAACAAGACGGCGTTCGAGAAGGCCGGCATCACCGCCCCGCCCAAGACCTGGTCCGAGTTCGAGCAGGTCGCCAAGAAGCTGACGATCCCCCAGGGCGACACCTACAAGCAGCTCGGCTTCATGCCGAACTACCACGGCTGGGAGACCACCACCGAGCACTACCTCGGCCAGTTCTCCCCCACGTACTTCGACAAGAACGGCAAGTCGAACGTCGGCAAGGACCCGGCGTTCGAGGCCGCGTTCACGGTCCAGAAGAAGCTGGTCGACGCACTCGGCGGCTACCGCAAGCTGGAGACCTACCGCTCCAAGCTCGGCGACGAGTGGGGCCCCAAGCACCCCTTCCACACCGGCCAGGTCGCCATGCAGCTGGACGGCGAGTGGCGCCTGGGCATGGCCCTGGACACCAAGCCGAAGTTCGACATCGGCGTGGCCCCGCTGCCCGTCCCCGACGACCAGGCCGACCAGTACGGCAAGGGCTACATCACCGGCACCATCGCGGGGATCGCGGCGACCAGCAGGAAGCAGAACGCGGCCTGGGAGCTGGTGAAGTACATGACCACGGACACGGACGCGGTGGTGAACTTCTCCAACGCCATCCACAACGTCCCCTCGACGCTGGCGGCCCTGAAGTCCCCGAAGCTGAAGTACGACCCGCGCTTCAAGACGTTCCTGGAGATCGCCGCCAACCCGAACTCCACGACCGCCCCCGCGTCCGTCAACGGCGGCGTCTACCTCACCACGGTCCAGGAGTTCGGCTACGCCTACGAAAGCGGCAAGGCGACCGATCTCAAGGCGGGCCTGAAGAAGACGGCCGCGCAGATCGACACGGACATCGCGCAGGCGAAGCAGCCATGA